One Saccharomyces eubayanus strain FM1318 chromosome XVI, whole genome shotgun sequence DNA segment encodes these proteins:
- the RAD1 gene encoding ssDNA endodeoxyribonuclease RAD1: MSQLFYQGDSDDELQEELTRQTVQASQDSRNENKDESIEADHLDEVTNEGFKLLDEGAVLYPLIPNEPDDTETSKPNIDDIRPVDIQLTLPLSFQQKVVESSLITEDGLVIMGKGLGLLDIVSNLLHVLATPTSINGQLKRALVLVLNAKPIDNVRIKEALEELSWFTNTETDKDSTSLEDDDGLFERPFSVVTADSLSVEKRRKLYISGGILSITSRILIVDLLSGIVHPNRVTGMLVLNADSLRHNSNESFILEIYRSKNTWGFIKAFSEAPESFVMEFSPLKTKMKELRLKNVLLWPRFRVEVSSCLNAINNEASQNKVIEVKVSFTNSMSQIQFGLMECLKKCIAELSRKNPELALEWWSIENALDVNFIRSIDSVMVPNWHRISYESKQLVKDIRFLRHLLKMLVSSDAVDFFGEIQLSLDSNKPSVSRKYTESPWLLVDEAQLVISYAKKRIFHKENYNLEENPKWEQLIHILEDIAYERTNKGLQGPTLIACSDNATCLQLARVLNSSSKRRGMREVLLNKLKWYRKHREETKKLVKEVQSQDTFPENATLNVSSTFSKEQVVTKRRRTRGASQVAAVDRLRNSGTNVDMEEVLEDQKLTEEIKKENSDKPHDGLEESGINDEEDLVNDSKIFELQEQEINEAFIHDNDNELANEEIDYAEELPKHVSVHFNKELWAEHCSEYEYVDREDEILVSTFKSLNDNCLLQEIMPSYIIMFEPDISFIRQIEVYKAIVQELQPKVYFMYYGESIEEQSHLTAIKREKDAFTKLIRENANLSHHFETNEDLSHYKNLADRKLKLSKLRKSNTRNAGGQQGFHNFTQDVVIVDTREFNASLPGLLFRYGIRVLPCMLTVGDYVITPDICLERKSISDLIGSLQNNRLATQCKKMLKYYKYPTLLIEFDEGQSFSLEPFSERRNYKNKDISTVHPISSKLSQDEIQLKLAKLVLRFPTLKIIWSSSPLQTVNIILELKLGREQPDPSNAVILGTNKTRPYVNDNVSGGLNDGDNESKYKKLLDVPGVSKIDYFNLRKKIKSFNKLQKLSWNEINELINDEDLTDRIYYFLRTEKEEQEQEMKDYNSELLAKNMNDDALNDDDGDDDVLDAFM; the protein is encoded by the coding sequence ATGTCCCAGCTATTTTATCAGGGTGATTCCGACGATGAGTTGCAAGAGGAACTAACTAGGCAGACGGTTCAAGCATCTCAAGATTCTCGGaacgaaaataaagatgagAGCATCGAAGCCGATCACCTTGATGAGGTGACCAATGAGGGCTTTAAGCTTTTAGACGAAGGTGCTGTGCTGTACCCGCTGATACCGAATGAACCAGATGACACGGAAACGTCCAAGCCTAACATAGATGATATTAGGCCAGTCGATATTCAATTGACTTTACCATTATCATTTCAACAAAAGGTTGTAGAGAGTTCGTTGATTACTGAGGATGGGTTAGTTATAATGGGAAAAGGGTTAGGCCTGCTGGATATAGTTTCCAATCTGTTACATGTTCTAGCTACACCAACCTCTATTAACGGGCAACTGAAGAGAGCGCTGGTCCTGGTGCTGAACGCAAAGCCCATAGATAACGTGAGAATTAAGGAAGCCTTAGAAGAGTTATCGTGGTTTACCAATACTGAGACTGACAAAGATAGCACCAGTTTGGAGGATGATGACGGTCTTTTTGAAAGGCCATTTAGCGTAGTTACCGCAGACTCCTTAAGTGtggagaaaagaaggaaattgtACATTTCCGGTGGTATCTTGAGCATCACCTCCAGAATTCTCATTGTGGATCTTTTGTCTGGTATTGTTCACCCGAATAGGGTTACGGGTATGTTGGTACTAAATGCAGACTCACTTCGACATAATTCAAATGAATCGTTTATATTAGAGATTTATAGATCCAAAAATACTTGGGGTTTCATTAAGGCCTTTTCTGAAGCACCAGAGTCATTTGTTATGGAATTCTCACCCCTtaagacgaagatgaaagagTTGCGGTTAAAGAACGTTTTATTATGGCCGCGATTCAGAGTGGAGGTATCTTCGTGTTTAAATGCTATCAATAATGAAGCATCACAAAACAAAGTTATTGAAGTGAAAGTATCATTTACGAATTCCATGTCCCAAATTCAATTTGGATTGATGGAGTGCTTGAAAAAGTGTATCGCTGAATTGAGTAGAAAAAATCCTGAATTAGCATTAGAGTGGTGGAGTATAGAAAATGCCCTGGATGTAAATTTTATCAGATCAATTGATTCAGTAATGGTACCGAACTGGCACCGGATCTCTTATGAATCAAAACAACTGGTTAAGGACATCAGATTTTTACGCCACCTTTTGAAGATGCTGGTATCCTCCGATGCTGTCGATTTTTTTGGGGAAATTCAATTGAGCTTGGATTCCAACAAACCCTCAGTGTCCCGAAAATATACTGAGTCGCCGTGGTTATTGGTGGATGAAGCACAACTAGTAATATCTTATGCGAAGAAAAGAATCTTtcacaaagaaaattataaTCTGGAGGAGAATCCAAAATGGGAACAACTAATACATATACTAGAAGATATTGCATATGAAAGAACTAATAAGGGCTTACAAGGACCTACCCTAATTGCTTGTTCCGATAATGCTACCTGTTTACAATTAGCAAGagttttgaattcttcaagCAAAAGAAGGGGAATGCGTGAGGTGCTTTTGAATAAGCTGAAATGGTATAGAAAACACCGggaagaaacgaaaaagcTGGTTAAGGAAGTCCAAAGTCAAGATACTTTTCCCGAAAATGCAACATTAAATGTCAGCTCGACATTTTCTAAAGAACAAGTGGTtacaaagagaagaagaacgcGGGGTGCTTCGCAGGTTGCGGCTGTTGACAGACTGAGAAATTCAGGGACTAATGTGGATATGGAGGAAGTTTTGGAAGACCAGAAGTTGactgaagaaatcaaaaaggaaaatagtGATAAACCGCATGATGGACTGGAAGAAAGCGGTataaatgatgaagaagatcttgtaaatgattcaaaaatatttgagctacaagaacaagaaatcaATGAAGCTTTTATTCATGATAACGATAACGAACTTgccaatgaagaaatagaCTATGCGGAAGAACTTCCGAAACATGTATCTGTTCACTTCAATAAAGAATTATGGGCCGAACATTGCAGTGAGTATGAGTATGTCGATCGTGAGGATGAAATTTTAGTCTCTACTTTCAAGAGCCTCAATGACAACTGCTTATTGCAGGAAATCATGCCTTCTTATATTATAATGTTTGAACCAGATATCTCCTTCATTAGGCAAATTGAAGTTTATAAGGCCATAGTACAAGAATTACAACCGAAGGTGTATTTTATGTATTATGGTGAGAGTATTGAAGAGCAAAGCCATCTGACCGCAattaaaagagaaaaggatGCTTTCACAAAGTTGATCAGAGAGAATGCCAATCTGTCGCATCACTTTGAAACAAATGAAGATCTTTCCCATTATAAAAACTTGGCTGACAGAAAATTAAAACTCTCAAAATTACGAAAATCTAACACTAGAAATGCGGGTGGACAGCAAGGATTTCATAATTTTACTCAGGACGTTGTCATTGTGGATACTCGTGAGTTCAATGCTTCATTGCCAGGTTTACTCTTTCGATACGGAATTAGAGTCCTTCCTTGTATGTTGACTGTTGGTGATTATGTGATAACTCCGGATATTTGTTTAGAAAGGAAATCAATTTCAGATTTAATTGGTTCCTTGCAGAATAATAGATTAGCAACCCaatgcaaaaaaatgctGAAATACTATAAATATCCTACTCTGTTAATTGAGTTTGATGAAGGACAGtcgttttctttggaaCCATTCAGCGAGAGAAGAAATTATAAGAATAAAGACATATCAACGGTGCACCCGATATCAAGTAAATTATCCCAAGACGAAATACAATTGAAGCTAGCTAAGCTGGTATTGAGGTTCCCTACTCTGAAGATCATTTGGTCTTCTTCGCCACTACAAACTGTAAATATAATTCTAGAACTGAAATTGGGCCGTGAACAGCCAGATCCTAGTAATGCAGTTATATTGGGCACAAATAAAACTAGACCATATGTGAATGACAATGTGTCGGGGGGCTTAAATGATGGCGATAATGAGTCCAAATATAAGAAGTTGCTGGACGTTCCAGGAGTGTCAAAGATTGATTACTTCAACCTacgcaaaaaaatcaagagcTTCAATAAACTTCAAAAGCTCTCGTGGAACGAGATTAATGAACTGATTAATGACGAGGATTTAACGGATAGAATATACTACTTCTTGAGgacagaaaaggaagaacaGGAGCAAGAGATGAAGGATTATAATTCGGAATTGCTTGCCAAGAACATGAATGATGATGCTTTAAATGACGATGACGGTGATGATGACGTGCTGGATGCATTtatgtaa
- the CTF19 gene encoding Ctf19p yields MDFTSDTTNSRDTSNSHLSLNEVVGPNQTGQDANTDDEEKLQLSLLDDEELRALRLQEEKEALLTRRNTLLQEIQSYQNVLMKENAAKQPSGDILQNDITQDFLDLISISSSKPNHVVNDRKRVQNINGLTGLQKELITKYDTLPLLNMNLRLSYLRDQTYPHLQVSVKSRNRVNNGEIEILVVNFKFCRNTMNPFEIQFKMLYNFGDSTLQKWEILRISTNIKLKTKQLLATRNFQNCLLSLYEFDRIKSKKIEIFQNLINLLKKKTKCYLANNGDSLIVERVFREGRLTTIKLQINFIIVMPSGRGKPPNCFLPMSKISINLWKGGERFNQLNLDEICHGLIMEYGVKAGLKEVCNVCLFPDIYAR; encoded by the coding sequence ATGGATTTCACCTCTGATACGACAAATTCACGGGACACTTCGAATTCCCATTTAAGTCTGAACGAGGTTGTGGGCCCAAACCAAACGGGACAGGACGCAAACACCGATGACGAAGAGAAGCTGCAACTATCGCTATTAGATGACGAGGAGTTACGTGCTTTGAGACTGCAGGAAGAGAAGGAGGCTCTGTTGACGAGAAGGAATACTCTTTTGCAAGAGATTCAATCATACCAGAATGTTTTGATGAAGGAAAATGCTGCAAAACAACCAAGCGGTGACATTTTGCAGAACGATATCACGCAAGATTTTCTTGACTTGATCTCGATCTCGTCCTCTAAGCCCAATCATGTGGTGAATGACCGCAAAAGAGtccaaaatatcaatgGTCTCACCGGTTTACAAAAGGAACTGATAACGAAATATGACACACTACCTTTATTAAATATGAATCTACGGTTAAGTTATTTAAGAGACCAGACGTACCCGCATCTTCAGGTCTCTGTCAAATCTAGAAACAGGGTGAACAATGGCGAGATTGAGATTTTGGTggtcaatttcaaattctgcAGGAACACAATGAATCCATTTGAAATCCAATTCAAAATGTTATATAATTTTGGAGACTCCACCTTGCAGAAATGGGAAATCTTGCGCATCTCCACAAACATCAAGTTGAAAACCAAGCAATTGTTGGCAACACGCAACTTCCAGAACTGCCTACTAAGTCTTTACGAATTCGACAGGATCAAGTCGAAGAAAATCGAGATTTTCCAAAACCTAAtcaatttgttgaagaagaaaaccaaatGTTATCTAGCGAACAACGGAGACTCGTTAATCGTCGAGAGAGTGTTCAGAGAAGGACGGTTGACAACGATAAAACTACAGATcaacttcatcatcgtcatgCCCAGTGGGAGGGGCAAACCTCCGAATTGTTTCCTGCCCATGAGTAAAATATCCATAAACTTGTGGAAAGGTGGTGAAAGATTCAACCAGTTAAACTTGGATGAGATCTGTCACGGATTAATCATGGAGTACGGGGTGAAAGCCGGGTTGAAAGAAGTTTGCAACGTTTGCTTATTCCCGGACATTTATGCTCGGTAA
- the ULP1 gene encoding SUMO protease ULP1 encodes MSTEVDKHRNSLQHHKKNTYSPLFSPISTYRYYPDNRPFRTQLESRRSASSSGVYKRRTNTTRFNYLNDRRVLSMEEAIKDTPERTNHGSFLEGLKDSLWNSGRYLWHTFMKNEPHNDDRTELDTKGNANSESSRSSSRSSSNSTRYGLREESPLNIRKHKFDTSIWVLPSKKRRIESEDKSVPSNSSGRSSAYQEGSSDRYNTVTFSKDPFGWNKWKTSAISSSPDTNIFDQNSHSRPQYGTAFIRRNKFVKQNINDTKLVSRAQSEEVTYLRQIFNGEYTVPKILKDERARQLKLMDMDKAKDAGLKNSIIDLTEKIKAILIENNNKNKLQAKDKDDDDLVFVKEKKVSSLEKKHKDYLNQKIKFDKSILKFEKDFKKYNEIINERKKIQEDLKKKKEQLVKKELVPQLSEKDDIQIEKVLVSRENAQLMNRDNLEISVRDFKTLAPKRWLNDTIIEFFMKYIEKSNADTVAFNSFFYTNLSERGYQGVRRWMKRKKTQIDKLDKIFTPINLNQSHWALGIIDLKKKTIGYVDSLSNGPNAMSFAILTDLQKYVIQESKHSMGEDFDLIHLDCPQQPNGYDCGIYVCMNTLYGSADAPLDFNYNDAIRMRRFIAHLILTDALK; translated from the coding sequence ATGTCAACAGAAGTGGATAAGCACAGGAACTCACTACAGcatcataaaaaaaacacttaCTCTCCCTTATTCTCTCCAATTTCTACGTATAGGTACTATCCAGATAATCGGCCATTTAGAACACAACTTGAATCCAGAAGATCGGCCAGTTCCAGCGGTGtttataaaagaagaaccaaTACGACGAGATTCAATTACTTGAACGATCGTCGCGTTTTATCAATGGAAGAAGCAATCAAAGATACGCCTGAGAGAACTAATCATGGTAGCTTTCTAGAAGGGCTGAAGGATTCCCTTTGGAATTCAGGGAGATATTTGTGGCACACAtttatgaaaaatgaaCCTCATAACGACGATAGAACCGAACTAGATACAAAAGGTAACGCTAATAGTGAAAGTTCCAGAAGCAGTAGTAGGAGTAGTAGTAATAGTACGCGATACGGTCTAAGAGAGGAGTCTCCTCTAAATATTAGAAAGCATAAGTTTGATACATCAATATGGGTATTACcaagtaaaaaaagaagaatcgAATCTGAAGATAAAAGCGTGCCTTCGAACTCTTCAGGTAGATCCTCAGCTTATCAAGAAGGTAGCAGTGATAGATATAATACTGTAACATTCTCGAAAGATCCTTTCGGTTGGAATAAATGGAAGACAAGTGCTATTAGTTCTAGCCCAGACACTAATATTTTCGACCAAAATAGCCATAGTAGACCACAATATGGAACCGCTTTTATTAGGAGAAATAAATTTGTGAAACAAAACATCAACGATACTAAACTTGTCTCAAGAGCACAATCTGAAGAGGTGACGTATTTACGACAAATATTTAACGGCGAATACACGGTTCCAAAAATACTAAAGGATGAAAGAGCAAGACAGCTGAAATTGATGGATATGGATAAGGCGAAAGATGCCGggctgaaaaattctataATCGATTTAactgaaaagattaaaGCAATTCTAATCGAAAATaacaacaagaataaattacaagcaaaagataaagatgatgatgatttgGTGTTTgttaaagagaaaaaagtttcctctttagaaaaaaagcataaAGACTACctgaatcaaaaaatcaaattcGATAAGTCTATAttaaaatttgaaaaagactTTAAGAAGTATAATGAGATTATAaatgaaaggaaaaaaattcaagaagatctgaagaaaaagaaagagcaaTTAGTTAAAAAGGAGTTAGTTCCTCAACTAAGCGAAAAAGATGATATTCAAATCGAAAAGGTTTTGGTATCAAGAGAGAATGCTCAGCTAATGAACAGAGATAACTTGGAGATAAGTGTGCGTGATTTTAAGACTTTAGCGCCCAAAAGATGGTTAAATGACACAATTatagaatttttcatgAAATACATCGAAAAATCGAATGCTGACACAGTAGCATTTAATTCATTCTTTTATACTAATTTGTCAGAAAGAGGATACCAAGGCGTTCGCAGGTggatgaaaaggaagaaaaccCAAATTGACAAACTAgataaaatttttacaCCAATAAATTTAAACCAGTCACATTGGGCATTAGGGATAAtcgatttgaaaaagaaaaccatAGGCTACGTCGATTCATTATCAAATGGGCCCAATGCGATGAGTTTTGCTATCTTAACTGATTTACAAAAATACGTTATACAAGAAAGCAAACACTCAATGGGTGAAGACTTTGATTTAATTCATCTAGATTGTCCACAACAACCAAATGGTTATGACTGTGGTATTTATGTTTGTATGAATACCTTATATGGGAGTGCGGACGCTCCATTAGACTTTAATTATAATGACGCTATTAGGATGAGAAGGTTTATCGCACATTTAATTTTAACAGATGCTTTGAAATGA
- the VTC3 gene encoding vacuolar transporter chaperone has translation MLFGIKLANDVYPPWKDSYIDYERLKKLLRESVLHDDPTALDNWSERNESEFAEALDKELEKVYTFQISKYNAVLQKLDGLEENTKSSEKILKLNTEQFKNTLEECLDEAQKLDDFDRLNFTGFIKIVKKHDKLHPNYPSVKSLLQVRLKELPFNNSEEYSPLLYRISYLYEFLRSNYDHPNTMSKSLASTSKLSHFSTLENTNFKSYKFWVHEDNLMEVKARILRHLPALVYASIPSENDDFVDNLESDVLMQPERRLNIDVKNNTLSSDSNSNEDGDEGKMKNSIFPQSYDPTITTLYFDNELFDLYNNRLLKISAAPTLRLRWIGKLQEKPDIFLEKRTSTENTQTGNSSFEEIRLQMKAKFINNFIFKNDPNYKNYLINQLRERGTQKEDLEKLSKDFDNIQKFIVNETLQPVLRATYNRTAFQIPGDQSIRITIDSNIMYIREDSFEKDRPIRNPTNWHREDIDSNVPNPLKFLRKGEYSKFPYSVMEIKIINNDNSQVQNYEWIDDLTTSHLVNEVPKFSLYLQGVASLFGEDDKYINILPFWLPDLETDIRKDPQQAYEEEKKTLQKKKNIHDKLDNMRRLSKISHSDGGPFEQRQPEQREQAARHLVADLEDHESSDEEGAGLSKRSKTKKEKKFKTNAAFLKILAGKNITLNSTDPYSDDTDTASAFQLPAGVKKPVHLLKNAGPVKVEAKVWLANERTFNRWLSVTTLLSVLTFSIHNSVQKSEFPRLADLLAYIYFSLTLFCGIWAYRTYLKRLALIKDRSGKHLDAPVGPILVAVVLIVTLVVNFSVAFKEAARKQRELINVSSQSPLPSALKPIQDFIFHLVGE, from the coding sequence ATGCTGTTCGGTATTAAGCTAGCTAACGACGTGTATCCTCCTTGGAAGGATTCCTATATCGACTATGAACGattgaagaagttgttaAGGGAGAGCGTCCTACACGACGATCCCACTGCCCTCGATAACTGGTCtgaaagaaatgaatcGGAATTTGCCGAGGCCCTGGACAAAGAATTAGAGAAAGTTTATACTTTCCAAATATCCAAATACAATGCTGTCTTGCAGAAATTGGATGGTTTGGAGGAAAACACCAAAtcatctgaaaaaatccTGAAACTAAACACTGAGCAGTTCAAAAACACTCTAGAAGAGTGTTTAGATGAGGCTCAGAAAttggatgattttgatagATTGAATTTCACCGGGTTCATCAAGATTGTGAAGAAACACGACAAGTTGCATCCAAACTACCCCTCTGTAAAGTCTCTTTTACAAGTTAGATTGAAAGAGCTGCCCTTCAATAACTCAGAAGAGTATTCTCCCCTGTTGTATAGGATCTCATATCTATACGAGTTTTTAAGATCGAATTATGACCATCCAAATACGATGTCCAAGTCATTGGCAAGCACTTCCAAGTTGTCTCATTTTTCCACTCTTGAAAATActaatttcaaaagctaCAAGTTTTGGGTTCACGAAGATAATCTAATGGAGGTCAAGGCAAGAATCCTAAGACATTTACCAGCTTTGGTGTATGCGTCTATTCCAAGCGAAAATGACGACTTTGTCGACAATTTGGAATCAGACGTCCTGATGCAACCTGAGAGAAGGTTGAATATAGACGTGAAGAACAATACTCTTTCGAGTGATAGTAATAGCAACGAAGACGGTGACGAagggaaaatgaaaaactcGATTTTCCCCCAGTCATATGATCCAACAATCACCACACTATATTTTGACAATGAATTATTCGATTTGTATAATAATAGACTGTTGAAGATCAGTGCTGCACCTACATTAAGATTGAGATGGATTGGTAAACTACAGGAGAAACCTGATATCTTTCTGGAAAAGAGAACTTCCACAGAAAATACTCAAACTGGTAATTCCAGCTTCGAGGAAATCAGATTGCAAATGAAAGccaaattcatcaataatttcattttcaagaacGATCCAAACTACAAGAATTATTTGATTAATCAATTGAGAGAGAGAGGTACTCAAAAGGAAGATCTAGAAAAATTATCCAAAGATTTCGATaacattcaaaaattcattgtTAATGAAACTTTGCAACCGGTGTTAAGAGCTACGTACAATAGAACCGCCTTCCAAATTCCCGGGGACCAGAGTATTAGAATCACCATTGATTCTAACATCATGTATATTAGAGAAGATTCCTTTGAAAAGGATAGGCCTATTAGGAATCCAACCAATTGGCACCGTGAAGATATTGATTCTAATGTCCCCAACCCGTTGAAATTTCTGAGAAAAGGAGAATATTCGAAATTCCCATATTCCGTTatggaaataaaaattataaaCAACGATAATTCTCAGGTTCAGAACTATGAATGGATCGACGATTTGACTACTTCACATTTGGTTAACGAAGTACCCAAATTCTCTTTATATTTGCAAGGTGTGGCTTCATTATTTGGCGAAGACgataaatatatcaatatcTTACCATTTTGGTTGCCCGATTTGGAGACAGACATTAGAAAGGATCCACAACAGGCttatgaagaagagaaaaaaactttacaaaaaaagaaaaacatcCATGATAAACTTGACAACATGAGAAGATTGTCAAAGATCTCACACTCGGATGGAGGGCCCTTTGAACAAAGACAACCAGAGCAAAGAGAACAGGCTGCTCGCCATCTCGTTGCTGATCTAGAAGATCATGAATCatctgatgaagaaggtgCAGGATTATCCAAGAGATCCAAAacgaaaaaggaaaagaaattcaaaacaaatgcagcctttttgaaaattcttGCCGGAAAAAACATAACATTAAATTCAACTGATCCTTACTCTGATGATACGGATACTGCTTCTGCCTTCCAACTACCCGCGGGAGTTAAAAAACCAGTTCATTTACTAAAAAACGCTGGTCCCGTCAAAGTGGAAGCAAAGGTTTGGCTTGCCAATGAACGTACATTCAACAGATGGTTAAGCGTTACCACTTTGTTAAGTGTGTTGACATTCTCCATTCACAACTCAGTTCAGAAATCCGAATTCCCGCGATTGGCTGATTTGTTAgcttatatatatttctctttgacATTATTTTGTGGAATATGGGCTTATAGGacttatttgaaaagattggCCCTCATTAAAGATAGAAGTGGTAAGCATCTGGATGCTCCTGTGGGGCCTATTTTGGTTGCAGTTGTACTGATCGTCACTCTGGTTGTTAACTTTAGCGTAGCTTTCAAGGAAGCGGCTAGAAAGCAAAGAGAATTAATAAATGTTTCTTCACAATCTCCATTGCCCAGTGCCCTGAAGCCAATTCaagatttcatttttcacttgGTCGGAGAATAG
- the ECM23 gene encoding Ecm23p produces MLYNKVQKASSISGPNRRTKYHFDRFVQMVLFIAASPEYCSPVSSMQDTAVRPNLKKADVLEQKIKSLNIALGPKLEKADPLGEPVHNPSIPAPSSRGKDLSAAQRPKSRKKQTILPNGQPKECATCGDTWTSQWRSGPDGNVELCSRCGIAYRKKIEKKIRQQQCGEKGSKKFIFSSQ; encoded by the coding sequence ATGTTATATAACAAAGTACAAAAGGCAAGCAGCATCAGCGGCCCGAATCGCCGTACGAAGTACCATTTCGACCGGTTTGTACAGATGGTCCTATTCATTGCAGCCTCTCCTGAATATTGCAGTCCGGTGAGTAGTATGCAGGATACTGCTGTCAGGCCAAACTTAAAAAAGGCAGACGTTCTTGagcagaaaataaaaagccTAAATATCGCTCTGGGCccaaaattggaaaaggcAGATCCTCTTGGTGAGCCTGTACATAACCCAAGTATCCCAGCACCCTCATCCAGAGGAAAGGACCTTTCTGCAGCACAGAGACCCAAAAGCAGAAAGAAGCAAACCATTCTTCCTAATGGTCAGCCGAAAGAATGTGCCACGTGCGGTGACACCTGGACTTCCCAGTGGAGAAGTGGACCGGATGGGAATGTTGAACTATGTAGCCGATGTGGCATAGCTTatagaaagaaaatcgaaaaaaagatacgacaacaacaatgcGGTGAGAAAGGTTCgaaaaaatttatatttagTAGTCAGTAA
- the IRC15 gene encoding Irc15p, translated as MTDIVAVYDVLVVGCGPGGFAAATQSSQAGLHTACVDQRASLGGTYLVDGAVPSKTLLDESYFYRLLQQRELFEQRGVRLPPARLNMQAAQAALKQNIVRLGKVYKSELSKYNVTVYNGTAAFKTPHRVEIVQHGESGLIVEAKYIIVATGSTIIQCPGVAIDETMVVSSSKALSLDYVPPRFSIMGGGTIGLEIACIFNNFGSRVTIIESQSEICQNMDAELASATKRLLQSQGIVFLLDTRVQCAERDAAAQLNVTLLDKRSKKNFAHQCDVLMVSIGRRPLLEHLNISKIGLSEQDFVENVDEQTQSLSKFPHIKPIGDVTLGPMLALKAEQQAARAIQSILSAGSVETSDFNFPPNVLYCQPQVAWVGYTEQQLVSSHIPYQTGKAFFSQNIRYNTLMPQKDTAVPGFIKVLVGSRDLKILGVHIINSDANELLPQASMAVSLGLTAHDVCKVAFPHPSLSESFKQATQFAMATAALPSINVRE; from the coding sequence ATGACAGATATCGTAGCTGTTTACGACGTTCTAGTGGTCGGGTGTGGTCCTGGCGGCTTTGCCGCGGCCACTCAGTCCTCGCAGGCGGGACTGCACACGGCGTGTGTCGACCAGCGGGCCTCGCTGGGTGGCACCTACCTGGTGGACGGGGCCGTGCCCTCCAAGACGCTGCTGGACGAGTCGTACTTCTACCGACTGTTACAGCAGCGCGAGCTCTTCGAGCAGCGCGGCGTGCGGCTGCCGCCCGCCAGACTCAACATGCAGGCGGCACAGGCCGCCCTGAAGCAGAATATAGTACGTTTGGGCAAAGTTTATAAATCCGAGCTATCTAAATATAATGTCACCGTGTATAATGGTACGGCCGCTTTCAAAACCCCGCACCGCGTCGAAATTGTACAGCACGGCGAAAGCGGTCTTATTGTGGAGGCGAAGTACATTATCGTGGCGACGGGGTCTACGATCATCCAGTGTCCCGGTGTTGCCATCGATGAGACCATGGTGGTCTCGTCTAGTAAGGCCCTCTCGTTGGACTATGTACCTCCGCGGTTCTCTATCATGGGCGGCGGAACCATAGGCCTGGAGATCGCATGTATATTCAATAATTTCGGGTCCCGCGTTACCATCATCGAGTCTCAAAGCGAGATCTGCCAGAATATGGATGCCGAGCTGGCGTCTGCCACCAAGAGGCTTTTGCAGTCTCAAGGAATTGTCTTCCTCTTAGATACCAGAGTGCAATGCGCGGAGAGGGATGCCGCCGCTCAACTAAATGTCACGCTGTTGGACAAACGctcgaagaaaaatttcgCGCACCAGTGTGATGTGTTGATGGTGTCGATTGGCAGACGTCCCCTTCTGGAGCATTTGAACATCTCCAAGATCGGGTTGAGTGAGCAGGATTTCGTGGAGAACGTTGATGAGCAAACCCAGAGCTTATCGAAATTCCCTCACATCAAGCCCATCGGTGATGTCACTTTAGGCCCCATGCTGGCTTTGAAGGCGGAACAACAAGCCGCACGGGCCATTCAATCTATACTCTCTGCGGGTTCTGTAGAGACTTCGGATTTTAACTTCCCGCCGAACGTGCTGTATTGTCAACCTCAAGTTGCATGGGTCGGATACACAGAACAGCAATTGGTTTCCTCTCATATCCCGTACCAAACGGGCAAGGCTTTCTTCTCGCAGAACATAAGATATAACACTTTGATGCCACAGAAGGACACTGCTGTCCCCGGCTTCATTAAAGTCTTGGTGGGTTCTCGCGACTTGAAAATACTGGGCGTCCACATAATAAACAGCGACGCAAATGAACTGCTTCCGCAGGCGTCGATGGCTGTGTCGCTTGGCCTTACCGCGCATGATGTTTGTAAAGTGGCTTTCCCACACCCGAGCTTATCGGAGTCGTTCAAGCAGGCCACCCAGTTCGCAATGGCGACTGCCGCTTTACCGAGCATAAATGTCCGGGAATAA